GGAACCTTCAATACAAAAAAGGTAAATCTACTTGCCGGTACCGGATTATTGAAAAACAGTTTTGCTTTTGAAACCAGATTATCTTCAGTTAAGTCTGATGGATATGTAGATAGAGCAACATCAGATTTAAAATCGTTTTATTTTTCAGGAGGGTATTTTGGAAAAAAGTCGATGCTGAAAGCAGTAATTTTTTCCGGAATCGAAAAAACTTATCAATCATGGTATGGTGTTCCGGAGTCAAGATATAAAAATGACAAACAGGGAATGATGAATTATATTTACCGTAACGGTTTAGATGAAGAAGATGCTACCAACCTTCTCGAATCCGGAAGGAAATACAATTACTATTTATATCCGGGACAAACAGACAACTACCAACAGGACAATTATCAATTACATTTCTCGCATCAGATAAACAACCTGTTTACATTAAATGTTGCAGCACACATGACACGTGGAAAAGGCTACTATGAAGAGTTTAAAAAAAATGCAAAGTTTAGCGACTATGGTTTGCCCTCTTTACAAATTCAGGATACAGTAATTACCAAAACAAATCTTGTAAGAAGAAAATGGCTCGACAATTATTTTTATGGTATGATTTACTCTTTAACTTACGAGAATAAAAACATTGAAATAAAAACCGGAGGCGGTATCAATCAGTATGATGGTGATCATTATGGCAAAATAGTTAAAGGAGACTATATTCCAATAGCATCTGAAAATTACACTTACTACCAAAATAACGGGTTAAAAAACAATCTCAACCATTGGATAAAAGGAACATTAAACATGAGTGAACATTTCATTGTATATGCAGACATGCAATATCGTTACGTGCATTATCGTTTTACAGGATTTGATGATTTTGCTAAAACAGCTAATCAGGTGGCAGAGTTTCACTTTTTCAATCCAAAGGCAGGAGTTACTTTTTTAAGAAATGAAAATGAAAGCGGATGGTTGTCTTTTGCGATTGGAAACAAAGAACCATCAAGAGATGATTTTACCGAGTCAACTTCAATATCACGACCCAAACGAGAGAATCTTATAGATTTTGAAGCGGGCTATTCAATAAGAATAAAAAAAACAAAATTGAGTATAAACGCCTATTATATGCAATACAATGACCAATTGATTTTAACAGGGAAAATTAATGATGTTGGCAACTATACCAGACAAAATGTAAAAAACAGTTATAGAAGAGGTTTAGAAGCAGAATGTAATTTTAATGCAGGTAGAATATTATCCATTTCAGGTAATGTAACCTTAAGTGAAAACAAAATTCTGAACTATATGGAATTTGTTGATCAGTACGATGCAGATTTTAATTACATTGGTCAGCAGGAAAATACTTATAACAAAACAAACATTGCATTTTCTCCTTCGATAGTTGCTGCTGCCGGTATTGAATTAAAACCCTTAAAAAAGCTTAGCATTAAACTCACCGAAAAGTATGTTGGAAAACAATATTTGGATAACACCTCTTCGGAAGATAAATCATTAAATGCCTTTGCCTACACAAACATATCTGCACATTATACTTTTAAAATATTCAAAAGCATTGAAACCGAAGCAGGAGTTTCTGTATTTAATTTATTTAATGAAATGTATTCAAGCAATGGCTATACTTATGGTTACTTATATGATGGCTTGAAGGTTAATGAAAATTTCTACTACCCTCAAGCAGGAACTCATACTATGATATCTGCTAAATTCAGATTTTAATTTCACCATCAAAAACTTTCATGGCAGCACCTGTTAAGACAATTTTACTGTAATGATTATCTTTAGCAGAGAATGTAACATTCAGGCTTCCGCCACGTGCAATCATATTTACAGAAGTGCTTTTTGTTAAACCTGAATAGTGGGCAGCAATTGCTGAAGCTGTAATACCTGTTCCGCAGGCAAGAGTTTCATCTTCTACTCCACGTTCATAAGTTCTGATGTTTGATGCTTTGTTTTTATATGCAACAAAATTTACATTGATACCTTTTGCTTTAAAAGTACTGTTGTTTCTTATCCTTCTCCCTTCTTTAACAACATCAATTTTTTCTGTATCATCAACAAACTTCACATA
This portion of the Bacteroidia bacterium genome encodes:
- a CDS encoding TonB-dependent receptor: MVKKISLLLLALSFCRFSNAQFDLSGVVTTNDGKKIEHAVVTLKESLFRNFSDEKGRFTFYNLKPGKYTLQVYQLGYHEYSSEINLTSNQHIEVLLFKKAFVTDEVIIQSSRMKSKIPIAQNSLNKNEIEAMNSGKDVPSIMDQLTGVVVSSDAGAGIGYTGIRVRGSDATRINFTINGIPINDAESQSMYWVDMPDLLSSTNQIQVQRGVGTSVNGAGSFGASINILTDHLSEQPYAETNLSYGTFNTKKVNLLAGTGLLKNSFAFETRLSSVKSDGYVDRATSDLKSFYFSGGYFGKKSMLKAVIFSGIEKTYQSWYGVPESRYKNDKQGMMNYIYRNGLDEEDATNLLESGRKYNYYLYPGQTDNYQQDNYQLHFSHQINNLFTLNVAAHMTRGKGYYEEFKKNAKFSDYGLPSLQIQDTVITKTNLVRRKWLDNYFYGMIYSLTYENKNIEIKTGGGINQYDGDHYGKIVKGDYIPIASENYTYYQNNGLKNNLNHWIKGTLNMSEHFIVYADMQYRYVHYRFTGFDDFAKTANQVAEFHFFNPKAGVTFLRNENESGWLSFAIGNKEPSRDDFTESTSISRPKRENLIDFEAGYSIRIKKTKLSINAYYMQYNDQLILTGKINDVGNYTRQNVKNSYRRGLEAECNFNAGRILSISGNVTLSENKILNYMEFVDQYDADFNYIGQQENTYNKTNIAFSPSIVAAAGIELKPLKKLSIKLTEKYVGKQYLDNTSSEDKSLNAFAYTNISAHYTFKIFKSIETEAGVSVFNLFNEMYSSNGYTYGYLYDGLKVNENFYYPQAGTHTMISAKFRF